In a single window of the Haloplasma contractile SSD-17B genome:
- a CDS encoding zinc dependent phospholipase C family protein has product MKLPTHKRIAKYVHNEINKSYKIELDLKYFTFGNIRPDIDPRLVKKIHRLKGSLDYVVSEIERVIETDYTSMKKFSMDLGIIMHFLSDFFCAVHYHEDTTGLITLYRHLKYEGKLKKDFPVLAKNTNIILTYSDLYRVKKTGIRETIMQHEQSYSKLAPRIENDIYFVLKITKLISLYVIDNCKFFNKEAHQQAA; this is encoded by the coding sequence ATGAAATTACCGACACATAAGCGTATTGCAAAGTATGTTCATAATGAGATTAACAAGTCATATAAGATCGAACTCGATTTAAAATACTTCACATTTGGAAATATTAGACCAGATATAGACCCAAGATTAGTTAAAAAAATACATCGTCTAAAAGGGTCATTAGATTATGTTGTATCTGAAATTGAACGAGTAATCGAGACTGATTATACATCTATGAAAAAGTTTTCAATGGACTTAGGGATTATCATGCATTTTCTCTCTGATTTTTTCTGTGCGGTACATTATCATGAAGATACGACAGGTCTAATCACACTGTACCGTCACTTAAAGTATGAAGGTAAGTTAAAGAAAGATTTTCCTGTACTAGCTAAAAATACGAATATAATTCTAACCTATAGTGATCTATATAGAGTAAAGAAAACTGGAATCAGAGAAACAATTATGCAACATGAGCAATCGTATAGCAAATTAGCACCCAGAATTGAAAACGATATATACTTTGTATTAAAAATAACGAAGCTAATTAGTCTGTATGTAATCGACAACTGTAAATTCTTTAATAAAGAGGCACATCAACAAGCTGCTTAA
- a CDS encoding SOS response-associated peptidase, whose translation MCGRYTLDISEDKLTTYLKTYYEIEQEIDHRFNLPRYNIAPGQRIITILKDGDKFRSGPLKWGFVPFWAKDEKIGYKMINAKSETLASKPSFKHAFKNKRCIILADSFYEWKKDKNGKTPMRISLKNRKLFSFAGLWSSYQKEDGTNLYTCTIITTEPNEFMESIHNRMPVILTKEQEKIWLDPYINDEEKLNTVLRPYNSNEMTAYPVSTIVNNARNETVECIKPIN comes from the coding sequence ATGTGTGGAAGATATACGTTAGACATTAGTGAGGATAAATTAACTACTTATCTAAAAACATATTATGAGATCGAACAGGAAATTGATCATAGATTTAATCTACCACGTTATAATATAGCACCTGGCCAACGAATTATTACAATATTAAAAGATGGGGATAAATTTAGATCCGGACCCTTAAAGTGGGGATTCGTTCCGTTTTGGGCTAAAGATGAAAAGATTGGCTATAAAATGATTAACGCTAAATCTGAAACATTAGCTAGTAAACCGTCTTTTAAACACGCGTTTAAAAATAAACGTTGTATCATATTAGCGGACAGTTTCTATGAGTGGAAAAAAGACAAGAATGGTAAAACTCCTATGCGTATAAGTCTTAAAAACCGTAAATTGTTTTCATTTGCAGGACTTTGGAGTTCCTATCAAAAAGAAGATGGAACGAATTTATACACGTGTACAATCATTACAACAGAGCCAAATGAGTTTATGGAATCGATTCATAACAGAATGCCTGTTATCTTAACGAAAGAACAGGAAAAAATTTGGTTAGACCCTTATATTAATGATGAAGAAAAACTGAATACAGTTCTTAGACCGTATAATTCAAATGAAATGACAGCTTACCCTGTATCGACTATTGTTAATAACGCTCGTAATGAAACAGTTGAGTGTATAAAACCAATTAACTAA
- a CDS encoding DUF6933 domain-containing protein, giving the protein MFVIGATAKLQKEINREIKNYEDYVDIIPLNKWICNVFKVSRYKCVIFMNVETRYCVILFRLRKKEFTQIETLFKEQLAQNLKNDGVNEIIIKKYFENFNEITYTKTYSRSILGSIKENIYFSECKFAEELGIDHPDMQYLNHFLNHDMIHLPTKGKRPSEFMIEQLKLLYN; this is encoded by the coding sequence ATGTTCGTAATAGGAGCAACTGCTAAGTTACAAAAAGAAATTAATCGAGAAATTAAAAATTATGAAGACTACGTGGATATAATCCCACTAAATAAATGGATTTGTAATGTGTTTAAAGTGAGTCGTTATAAATGTGTCATCTTTATGAATGTTGAGACGCGTTATTGTGTTATTCTTTTTAGGTTACGTAAGAAAGAGTTTACTCAGATTGAGACGCTTTTTAAAGAACAGTTGGCACAAAATTTAAAAAATGATGGAGTTAATGAAATCATTATTAAAAAGTATTTTGAAAATTTCAACGAGATTACCTATACAAAAACATATAGCAGAAGTATCTTAGGATCTATAAAAGAAAATATCTACTTTTCAGAATGTAAATTTGCTGAAGAGTTAGGTATTGACCATCCAGATATGCAGTATTTAAATCATTTCTTAAATCATGATATGATACATTTGCCAACTAAAGGCAAAAGACCTAGTGAATTTATGATTGAACAGTTAAAACTACTTTATAACTAA
- a CDS encoding WG repeat-containing protein: MFKKRKLQIMLLIIGVICSGVLFFKFYYIRGPVCNKIVQGETLFPVKKDGHYSYVNQDGIVRIKTYFDHIEPFNDHGVATVNTKRGQAIMDRSCNVIKAYKYEEIYPLKFKGYYEVRVDNHSIIIDEEGNELFKARGFYHQGTNQLVAYNTTEKSAKDENGVQVIIGGTDGLYEYQNGDLTEVLDVNYENATFLSDGFHFYYQEGQEHLFVKNNGTEMIFDDVIDSNGHTAGLPNFNDQFSKGVVLVKRNGQWALLHKSGKLLSDFTYTVNDQKDAFLNDDTIVLIKNGKYGIINLKGEVLLEFMYDDLEIIVDVFEIRNQPRDQYKQNVIIKHGHKWALLNQDLNHITEHAYDKIFNLKKGFAIVTNNGKLGMINRLGEEIIAPVYESINRSENLERVFSNPIAIKENEKWGYVDNQGNQLTDVIYDEVGPSFNNQYVPVSIDDQWAIINTITGEQVTDFLDTTINKYLGNGKFEVDCDDIENCNQTIDIEEKHGFDVVESIQLYPYNVTDNMSYIYNSTSDYHGVFNSNGKSIIDANYDQIFYIRSDYLVYYVATQNNHYQIYNNEGDLISSGDFQDIKELNRKHIGIKINNKWGIINHQGEYIVEPVFNELVEPVSIYTKYESNYIKVRLGDDWGLINGEVGGKISPKFKEFIFAEYNEQVFIKAKNNEGKWQLF, encoded by the coding sequence ATGTTTAAAAAAAGAAAATTACAAATAATGTTACTAATTATAGGGGTAATCTGTTCAGGTGTCCTATTTTTCAAGTTTTATTATATAAGAGGACCGGTTTGTAATAAAATCGTTCAAGGAGAGACATTATTTCCTGTGAAAAAGGATGGTCATTATTCGTATGTGAACCAAGATGGTATAGTTAGAATAAAAACGTATTTTGATCACATAGAACCGTTTAACGATCATGGAGTTGCTACTGTAAATACCAAACGAGGACAAGCTATAATGGATCGGTCATGTAATGTTATAAAGGCTTATAAGTATGAGGAAATATATCCTCTTAAATTTAAAGGTTACTATGAAGTTAGAGTAGATAATCATTCAATTATTATAGACGAAGAAGGTAACGAGTTGTTTAAGGCAAGAGGATTTTATCATCAAGGTACGAACCAACTAGTTGCTTATAATACCACAGAAAAGAGTGCTAAAGATGAAAATGGGGTTCAGGTAATAATAGGAGGTACTGATGGTTTATATGAATATCAGAATGGCGACCTTACAGAAGTCCTTGATGTAAACTATGAGAATGCTACTTTCCTATCTGATGGGTTTCATTTTTATTATCAGGAGGGTCAGGAACACCTCTTCGTAAAAAATAACGGAACAGAAATGATCTTTGATGATGTGATCGATTCAAATGGACATACAGCAGGACTTCCAAATTTTAATGATCAATTCTCTAAAGGCGTAGTACTAGTGAAAAGAAATGGACAATGGGCACTTCTACATAAATCAGGGAAATTACTTTCTGATTTCACTTATACCGTTAATGATCAAAAAGATGCATTTTTAAATGATGACACTATAGTTCTTATTAAGAATGGAAAGTATGGAATTATAAACTTAAAAGGTGAAGTTCTATTAGAGTTTATGTATGATGATTTAGAAATTATTGTAGACGTGTTTGAAATAAGAAATCAACCTAGAGATCAGTATAAACAAAATGTAATAATTAAACATGGTCATAAATGGGCCCTTTTAAATCAAGATTTAAATCATATAACGGAACATGCATATGATAAAATTTTTAACTTAAAAAAAGGATTTGCCATTGTTACGAATAACGGTAAATTAGGAATGATTAATCGTTTAGGCGAAGAGATAATTGCTCCTGTGTATGAATCGATAAACCGTAGTGAAAATCTAGAACGTGTATTCTCAAATCCAATTGCTATAAAAGAAAATGAAAAATGGGGTTACGTCGACAATCAAGGGAATCAACTAACAGATGTAATTTATGATGAAGTGGGTCCTTCTTTTAACAATCAATATGTACCTGTATCCATTGATGATCAGTGGGCTATTATAAATACGATTACTGGGGAACAAGTAACTGATTTTCTAGATACAACTATAAATAAGTATCTAGGTAATGGAAAATTTGAGGTGGATTGCGACGATATTGAAAATTGTAATCAAACCATAGATATTGAAGAGAAACATGGTTTTGATGTGGTCGAAAGTATTCAGCTTTATCCGTACAATGTTACTGACAATATGAGTTATATCTATAATAGTACTAGTGATTACCACGGCGTGTTTAACTCTAATGGTAAAAGTATTATTGATGCAAACTATGATCAAATCTTTTATATAAGAAGTGACTATTTGGTTTACTATGTTGCAACCCAAAACAATCACTATCAAATTTATAACAATGAAGGGGACCTCATTTCATCAGGGGATTTTCAAGATATTAAGGAACTTAATCGTAAACATATAGGTATAAAAATTAATAATAAATGGGGAATTATCAATCATCAAGGTGAGTATATTGTTGAGCCAGTATTTAATGAATTAGTAGAACCTGTTAGTATATATACTAAGTACGAGTCGAATTATATAAAAGTAAGATTGGGAGATGATTGGGGATTAATTAATGGTGAAGTTGGAGGAAAGATTTCTCCAAAATTCAAAGAATTTATTTTTGCAGAATATAATGAGCAAGTTTTTATAAAAGCTAAAAACAATGAAGGAAAATGGCAACTTTTTTGA
- a CDS encoding aldo/keto reductase, whose translation MKNLKSCAVLNNGIEMPWVGFGTFKVEDGKVTKDAVKEALKAGYRHIDTAMIYGNESSVGDAIKESDIPREDIFVTTKVWNSDQGYESTLKAFEDSLDRLGLDYLDLYLIHWPKDKNLETWKALEKLYREEKIRAIGVSNFKIHHLEAIKNNSDIIPVVNQVECHPQFPQDELKEYCEENGIRLEAWGPLMQGQIFDKPVMKELAEKHDKTVAQIALRWQLQRGVIVIPKSVTPERIHSNTELFDFELTDVDLKKIATLNTEERIGPDPDEITF comes from the coding sequence ATGAAAAATCTAAAAAGTTGTGCCGTATTAAACAATGGTATAGAAATGCCATGGGTAGGTTTTGGAACATTTAAAGTAGAAGATGGAAAAGTTACGAAGGATGCTGTTAAAGAAGCATTAAAGGCCGGATATAGGCATATTGACACCGCTATGATTTATGGAAACGAAAGCAGTGTTGGAGATGCGATTAAAGAAAGTGATATACCAAGAGAAGATATTTTTGTGACAACTAAGGTTTGGAATTCGGACCAAGGATATGAATCAACATTAAAAGCATTTGAAGATTCATTAGATCGTTTAGGACTAGATTACTTAGATTTATATTTAATTCATTGGCCAAAAGACAAAAACTTAGAAACGTGGAAGGCATTAGAAAAATTATATAGAGAAGAGAAAATTAGAGCAATTGGCGTAAGTAACTTCAAAATTCATCATTTAGAGGCAATTAAGAATAATTCTGATATCATACCAGTAGTCAATCAAGTAGAGTGCCATCCTCAATTTCCACAAGATGAATTAAAGGAATACTGTGAGGAAAATGGGATTAGACTAGAAGCTTGGGGACCACTGATGCAAGGACAGATATTTGACAAGCCGGTCATGAAGGAACTAGCTGAAAAGCACGATAAGACAGTTGCCCAAATTGCGTTAAGATGGCAACTACAAAGAGGGGTTATTGTAATACCAAAATCAGTGACTCCTGAACGCATACATTCAAATACTGAATTATTTGACTTTGAACTAACAGATGTGGATTTAAAGAAGATTGCTACACTAAATACAGAAGAACGTATTGGTCCAGATCCAGATGAAATTACGTTTTAA
- a CDS encoding zinc dependent phospholipase C family protein — MASWMTHIRIAEKLLTKYQFDKESFLVGNIAPDSGASDGNSGFIPPKEVTHWKNKNVSSIMYDQINPDAFYETYLDSKEYSDPKHHTFLIGYYIHLLIDIYWHQLIMNKKLCNPIICEEIESNQADFRNELKMLDFLYLMQEATIYETVFTQIVHGTDYLDYFPKGAITNHLKKIKEFYNEPLTIKESYKYVSNEEMSRFIESCTKRLERKIDDLLSNCNSYL; from the coding sequence ATGGCATCATGGATGACACATATAAGGATAGCAGAGAAGTTACTAACAAAATATCAGTTTGACAAAGAATCATTTTTAGTTGGCAATATAGCACCGGATAGCGGTGCTTCGGATGGTAATAGTGGGTTTATTCCACCTAAAGAGGTGACACACTGGAAGAATAAAAATGTATCTTCTATTATGTATGATCAAATTAACCCAGATGCTTTTTATGAAACGTATTTGGATTCAAAAGAGTATAGTGATCCCAAGCATCACACATTCTTGATTGGGTATTACATTCACCTATTAATAGATATTTACTGGCACCAATTAATTATGAATAAAAAATTATGTAATCCTATAATCTGTGAAGAGATTGAATCGAATCAGGCCGACTTCCGAAATGAGTTAAAAATGCTTGATTTTTTGTATTTAATGCAAGAAGCGACTATATATGAAACAGTATTTACTCAAATCGTTCATGGCACCGATTATTTGGATTATTTTCCAAAAGGTGCAATTACAAATCATCTGAAAAAAATAAAGGAATTCTACAACGAACCGCTAACTATTAAGGAATCATACAAGTATGTATCAAATGAAGAAATGAGCAGATTCATTGAAAGTTGTACAAAAAGATTAGAGAGAAAAATAGATGATCTATTAAGTAATTGCAATAGTTACTTGTAA
- the ric gene encoding iron-sulfur cluster repair di-iron protein encodes MSSTINTNQSIGDIVTKLPKASSVFKKYKIDFCCGGNRPLIEAIREQEINEDVLLQELETAYEDSKSLSSIKDFTIMSKNQLIDYIVDTHHVFVRQILPELSEFTTKIMQVHGMNHRELFTVHKLFHNLKTELEQHLIKEEDLLFPLIKKYEQESSEDLLGQIQEVMQETEDEHDAAGDIIKELRTITNDYTLPEDACTTYFLSYEKLKALESDLFEHIHLENNILFKEFE; translated from the coding sequence ATGAGTAGTACAATTAATACAAATCAAAGCATTGGGGACATCGTTACAAAGTTACCTAAAGCGAGTAGCGTATTTAAAAAATATAAAATTGATTTCTGCTGTGGAGGAAATAGACCATTAATAGAGGCTATCAGAGAGCAAGAAATCAATGAAGATGTTTTATTACAAGAGTTAGAGACTGCATATGAGGACTCTAAATCGTTATCGAGCATAAAGGACTTTACGATTATGTCAAAAAATCAATTAATCGATTATATAGTCGATACACATCACGTATTTGTACGACAAATCCTACCAGAACTAAGTGAATTCACAACAAAGATTATGCAAGTACATGGTATGAATCACAGAGAACTGTTTACTGTACATAAACTATTCCACAACCTGAAAACTGAACTAGAACAGCATCTTATCAAAGAAGAAGATTTATTATTCCCTTTAATTAAGAAGTATGAACAAGAATCATCAGAAGATTTATTAGGCCAAATCCAAGAAGTTATGCAGGAAACTGAAGACGAACACGATGCTGCAGGTGACATTATTAAAGAATTAAGAACCATTACGAACGATTATACATTACCGGAAGATGCTTGTACGACTTATTTCTTATCCTATGAAAAACTAAAAGCATTAGAGTCAGACTTGTTTGAGCATATTCACTTAGAAAATAACATCTTATTTAAAGAGTTTGAATAA